The stretch of DNA CGGATATGATATGGCGTTCGCGACCGGCCCCAAAAGGCTGAAAAAGACCGGTGTCCCGCGCGGGCAATACAGCGAAATCCGCATGAAAATCACCCGCACTTCCGACCTGCTCGTGGTCTACTGGTTCAAGCTTTCCGGGCTTTACAATTTGTTCCGCGGTTTCCGCGCCTAGCGCGCCCCTTTCCGGAGGGGGTTCCGCCCGCTTTAAGTCTATATCTTCCAAGCACTTAAATTAAATTCCGTGGATTGACACCTCCCAGAGCGAGTGATAGTATATACGGGTTTTTTGAACCTAACCCCTTCACCGCAGGCTCTTAACCGCCGGCCGTTTTCAATTAAGGATTCCATGAGTAAGGCAGTGCTTAAAACCCGCGGCATTTCTTTGAATGCCAAGGAAAAAAAACGCCTTTTGGATTTACTCAAAACCTTCGCCAAAAGCCGTGTCCTCGTCGTTGGTGATTTCATCCTGGACCAGTTCGTGTGGGGGAGCGTCAATCGCATCTCTCCGGAAGCCCCGGTTCCGGTCGTCAACGTCATCCGGGAATCCTACATGCCCGGCGGCGCGCTGAACGTCGCCAACAACGTGCGCACGCTGGGCGGGACCGTGTACCCGTGCGGCGTGGTAGGCCGCGACCTGGAGGGCCGCATGCTTCTCAAGACCATGCGCCGCGAGGGAATCGAAACCGGCGGCGTGGTTTACGATTCCAGCCGCCGCACGTCGCTGAAGACGCGCGTGATCGCCCATTCCCAGCAGGTCGTCCGCTTCGACCGCGAAAAGGCCGACGACATTTCCGAGAAAGACCTTACCCAGATCCTTGCCTTCATCAAAAAGAAAATCCCGGCCACCGACGTCGTCATCATCGAGGACTACGGCAAGGGCGTGATCCAGCCCAAGCTGCTCAAGCAGGTGGTCGCGTTCGCGCGAAAACATAAGAAGCCCGTCCTCGTCGATCCCAAGGAAAAGAATTTTCCCTATTACAAAGGCGTGACCTGCATCACGCCGAACCGGAAGGAAGCGTACGGCGCGCTCGAGAACGGCCGCGCCCATCATGACCTGCCGCTCAAGGAAGCAGCCCGCAGGCTGCGCGCGAAGCTGAATTCGGAAGCGGTCCTCATCACGCTCGGCGAAGACGGCATGGCGCTCTACGAAAGAAACGGTTCTTTCGCGCATATCCCGACGACGGCGCAGGAAGTGTTCGACGTTTCCGGCGCGGGCGACACCGTGATTTCGGTTTTCGCGCTGGCCATGGCGGCCGGGGCTCCAATGAAAGAGGCGGCGATCATTTCGAACATTGCCGCGGGCCTTGTCGTGGCGAAACTCGGCACCGCGACCGTGACGCCCGAAGAAATCCAGAAATCCATCGAGCAGATGTGATGGCGGACAAAACGGTTGGCATTATCCCGGCGCGGCTCGGTTCCACGCGCCTGGCGCAGAAAGTCCTGCGGCCTTTGAACGGGCGCCCGATGATCCAGCACGTGTGGGAGCGGGCCAAACAGGCTCGCGCTTTGAAAGACTTGTGGATCGCGTGCGACGACGAACGCGTCGAAGCGTGCGTCAAAGGTTTCGGCGGGAAGGCGATGATGACCCGCAAAGATCATCCGAACGGGACGTCGAGGCTCGCGGAAGCGGTGCAGAAGATCGAAGCGGAAGTCGTCGTGAACATCCAGGGCGACGAGCCGCTGATCGACCCGCGCAATATCGACCTTGTCGCGGAGGCTTTCGGAAAACATCCGGAAAGCCAGGTCGTAACGCTCGGCGTGCGTAAGACCGACCGCGAGGAATACGAAAACCCGAACGTCGTGAAGGTAGTTTGCAACGCGCTCGGCAACGCGCTTTATTTTTCCAGGTCGCCGGTGCCTTTTTTCCGCGATCAGGATGCGCCGCTGTCGTACTTGAAGCACCTCGGCATTTACGGGTACCGCCGCGGATTCCTGCTGGAATTCGTGACATGGAAGCCCGCGGCGCTGGAAGAGACGGAGAAGCTCGAACAGCTCCGCATCCTGGACCGCGGCGTGGCGCTGCGTGTGGTGGAGTCGCCGTATGATTCGTTCAGTGTGGATACCGAAGAAGATGTCGCCGTCGTGGAATCGCGGCTGCGAACCGTCATAAAACCTTAACCGCGGGAGCTTGGACAAATGCCCAAACATATCTTCGTGACCGGTGGAGTGGTTTCAAGCCTGGGAAAAGGAATCGCCGCTTCTTCGCTCGGAAAGATCCTGGAAGCCAAGGGCCTCAAAGTGGCGCTCCAGAAACTCGACCCTTATCTCAACGTCGACCCCGGCACCATGAGCCCGTACCAGCACGGCGAAGTCTACGTCACCGACGACGGCGCCGAAACCGACCTCGACCTCGGCCATTATGAGCGTTTCACCAGCACGTCGCTGGGCCGCGCCAACAACGTGACGACGGGCCAGATCTACAGCGAAGTCATCAACAAGGAAAGAAAAGGCGAGTACCTCGGCGCCACGGTTCAGGTCGTGCCGCACATCACGGACGCGATCAAAGAGCGCATCCGCGAGGTGTCGCGAGGCAAGCGTTTCGACGTGGTCATCACCGAGATCGGCGGCACGGTCGGCGACATCGAGTCCCTGCCGTTTCTCGAAGCCGCGCGCCAGTTCCGCCACGAGGTCGGCCGCGAGAACGCGATTTTCGTGCATCTCACTCTCATCCCTTACATCCGCGCCGCGGGCGAGCTCAAGACCAAACCCACGCAGCACTCCGTCGGCAAGCTCCGCGAAATCGGTATCCAGCCCGACATCCTCATCTGCCGCACGGAAAAGAAGCTCTCGCGCGACCTCAAGGCGAAGATCGCGCTTTTCTGCAACGTGGACGTCGACGGCGTCATCGAAGCGCGCGACGTGGCCTCGATCTACCAGGTTCCGATCGTGCTCAAAGAGGAAAAGCTCGACGTCGCGGTCTGCAAGTACCTGCACATCGAATACAAAGTCGGCAGCCTGCACACGTGGTACAAGGAAGTTGTCGAGCGCGTGCTCAACCCCAAGCGCGTGGTCAAGATTGCGGTCGTCGGAAAATACATCGACCTGCAGGATGCGTACAAATCCATCTACGAAGCGCTGTATCACGGCGGTATCGCCAATGACGCGCGGATCGTTCTCAAAAAAATCAATTCGGAAAAGCTGAACGGCTCCAACTGCCAGACCCTTCTCAAGGACGTTTCCGGCGTGCTGGTCCCCGGCGGCTTCGGCTCGCGCGGGATCGAAGGCAAACTGCGCGCGATCCGGCACGCGCGCGAGGCGAACGTCCCGTTTTTCGGGATCTGTCTCGGCATGCAGTGCGCGTCCATCGAATTCGCCCGCAACGTGCTGGGCTGGAAGGCCGCGAACTCGACCGAGTTCAACAAGAAGACGCCTTATCCGGTGATCAGCCTTCTCGAAGAGCAGGAAAAGGTGCAGAACCTCGGCGGCACCATGCGCCTGGGCGCGCTGCCGTGCCACATCAAAAAAGAAACCAAGACTTACCAGGCCTACCGCTCGGACGAGATCATGGAACGCCACCGCCACCGCTACGAATTCAACAGCGCCTACCGCGACGATTTCCAGAAGAACGGCATGAAGATTTCGGGCGTGTCGCCGGGCGGGCGCCTCGTGGAAATGATCGAGCTGGAAAATCATCCGTGGTTTATCGCCAGCCAGTTCCATCCGGAATTCAAGTCCAAGCCGGACCGCGCGCATCCTCTTTTCCGCGAGTTCGTCAAAGCCGCCATCGAATACCAGCAGAAAAATGTTCCCCAAAATCACGCGGGCGAAAACGGCCGCGACCTTGCCGCCAAGCGCGACAAGGAAGAAGAAGTTTCCTTTACGAACTGAGGACAATGATGACCCATACAGTAAGCGCAGGTTCGGTAGTCTTTGGTGATCCTTCGCATTTCGTGCTGATCGGCGGCCCTTGCGTGATCGAGAGCGAGTCAAGCGCGCTGCGCCACGCGGAAAAAATTTCGCGCATCGCCGAAGACCTCAAGGTCCCCTACGTGTTCAAGGCCAGCTACGACAAGGCCAACCGCTCGTCGTCGAAATCCTTCCGCGGCATGGGCATGAGCGCGGGACTCGAAATCCTCGCCAAGGTGAAAGACGAATTCGGAGTGCCGGTGCTCTCTGACGTCCACTCCGAAGACGAAGTGAAGCCCGCAAGCGACGTGATCGACATCATTCAGATCCCGGCGTTTCTCTGCCGCCAGACCGACCTGCTCGAAGCCGCGGGAAAAACCGCGAAGGTCGTGAACGTGAAAAAGGGACAGTTCCTTTCGCCGTGGGAAGCCGAAAACATCGTGCGCAAGCTGGAAAGCGTGGGCTGCAAAAAGATCATGCTCACCGAAAGAGGCTTCACGTTCGGCTACAACAATCTCGTGAGCGATTTCCGCTCGATCCAGATCATGAAAGGCTTCGGCTATCCCGTCGTGTTCGACGCCACGCATTCGGTTCAGCTTCCCGGCGGCAAAGGCACGGCTTCCGGGGGCATGGCGGAATTCATCCCCATGCTCGCGCGCTGCGCGATCGTTGCCGGCGCGGATTCGGTATTCATGGAGATCCATGAAAATCCGGCCGAGGCGCTTTCCGACGGCCCGAACGCTTTGCATCTCGACAAGCTGCGCTCGGTGCTCGAAGTGCTGATCAGTTTGAAAGAAGTCATGACGCAGAAAAAAGGGGCGCTTTTGTGAGTTCTGCCGTGCTCAAGACGGCGCGTTCGGTGCTTCTCACCGAGGCCAAGGCCATCGTGCGGCTGGGCCGCAAGGTCGGGAAGAGTTTCGAAAAAGCCGTGACGCTGATGGCGGGATGCAAGGGCCGAGTCATCATCACGGGCATGGGAAAACCCGGGTTCATCGGCAGAAAGATCGCGGCGACCATGGCGTCGACCGGCACGCCGAGCATGTTCCTGCATCCGGCCGAGGCATTGCACGGCGATCTCGGCATGGTGACCAAAGACGATTTGATCATCGCGATTTCGAACAGCGGTGAGACCGAAGAAATTGTGCGGCTTTTGCCCACGTTGAAAAAGATCGGCGTGCCTTTGGTGGCCATGACCAGCAACCCGCGGTCGCCGATGGCGCAGAATGCCGAAGTGGTTCTGGAGCTGGGCATCACGCGCGAGGCGTGCCCGCTGAATCTGGCGCCGTCCACGTCGACGACGGCCGCGCTCGCCATGGGCGACGCGCTTGCTCTTTGCCTGTCGAATAAAAAGCGCTTTCGCGAGGAAGATTTCGCGCTGCTTCATCCGGGCGGCAGCCTGGGCCGGAAACTGCTGAAGGTGCAGGACATCATGCGCCGCGGCAAGGACCAGGTGCTGGTGGGCGAGGATATCAGCCTGAAGAAGGCGCTGTTCCTCATCACGAAGGCGCGCGCGGGAAGCTGCACGCTGGTCGGGAAAAATAAAAAGCTGGCCGGCATTTTTACGGACGGTGATCTGCGCCGGCACCTGCGCGAGGGCGGCGAAGGCATTCTGACGCGGCCTCTGAAAGAGCTCGCCACGCGGAATCCGATGCGGATCCGCCAGGACAAGCTCGCGGCCGAGGCGCTGAACCTTTTGCGCTCGAAACGCATCGACGAATTGCCGGTCGTGGACCGGCATGACCGCGTGGTCGGCCTGCTCGACGTGCAGGATTTGTTGAAGGCAGGTTTTGTTTAAGTCCGAATCGTCGTCCCCCTCACCCTTCCCTCTCCCCCGGAGGGGGAGAGGATAAAGGAGAGGGGGATGGAAAGACGAGAGTTTCTTAAGTGGCGAAGAAAAAATTTTACCGGTATCCGCTCTACCTCGTGGCGCGGGGACTGGCGGCGCTTCTGGCGCTGATCCCGCGGCCGGTGCTTTTGCCCCTGGCGAGGATGGCAGGGCGCGCCGCTTACGCGGCCGTGGCGCGGCAGCGCGAAAAGACGCTGGAAAACCTGCGTTTCGCGTTCGGGAAAGAAAAGAGCGAGGCGGAAATCCGGGGCATGGCCCGGAAGGTTTTCGAAAATCTTTCCGAGACTTGTGCCGATGTTCTACAATTAAACCGGCTCACGCCGGAAGGCTTCGCGGCCATCGTCGATACTCGCGAGGCCGAAGTCTTGTACCGCAGGATTCTGGAAGGCGGGCGCGGGCTGATTTCGTTGACCGCGCACATCGGCAACTGGGAGCTTCTGGCCGCGGCCATGGCCGCGCGGGGGTTCCAGGGCGCGGTGCTGGGGCGCAGGATTTATTTCGAGCCGTACAACCGGTGGATTTCGGGCCTCCGGGCTTCGGCGGGAGTCGAGACGATTTACCGCGACGATCCGCCGAAAAAAGTGTTGAAGCTGCTCCGCGAAAACAAGATCATCGGGATCCTCGCGGACCAGGACATCGACAGCCTGAAAAGTATTTTCGTAGAGTTTTTGGGACGGCCGGCGTATACGATCATCGCGCCGGCGAAATTATCTCAGGCGACAGGCGCGCCGATCCTGCCCAATTTTCTTGTGCGGGAAGGCGGCAAGTACCGCCTGATCGTGGGCGAACCGATCCGGCCGGAAACCTGGGGCCAGGACGAAGCCGTTGAAATGATCACACGCGCCTGGATGCGCGAATGTGAAAAAGTGATCCGCGCCTATCCCGAACAATGGGCCTGGATGCACAATCGCTGGAAAACCAGGCCGGCCACGGAGGCCGGCGGGGAAACCGGTGACAGCGGAGCAAGGCCGGAAATGTTCCGGCAGAAAGATTCTGTTTTATGATGAAACGCATCATCATCGGATGTATCGCCTTCATCCTTCTGTACATCGGCGTCATCCAGTTCCAGGTGCTGATTTCCCGCCGGACCGTCAAGTCCGTGGCGGATGCCCCCGACGGACAGCAGACCACGCACAAGGTCTATTCCTTTTCTTTCGCGAAGTACACGACCGACGGCAAGAAGGAGCTCGAGATCGAAGGCTCCTCCGCGGACATCCTGGCCGAGACCGTGAATCTCAGTAACGTCGTCGCGAAAGCGTATGCCGAAGAAGTGCCGGTCACGATTACCTCCGACGCAGGCAACTACGACAAGGCGAAAAACAAAGTGCACCTCCAGAAAAACGTGGTGGCCACCACTTCCGACGGCACGCGCCTTCTTTCCGAAGAATTGGACATCCATCCGACCAACCGCATTGTGGAAACGCCCGTGCAGGTCCAAGTCAAAAAAGACAACATCAACGTCGAAGGCCTGGGCGCGCGCGGCGACTCGAATCTCAAGAAAGTGAAGTTCAAGAAAAACGTGACCGTCGTGATCCAGTCCGCGGAAGGCGCGGTCGACGGGGCGCCCGCGGCCAAGCCCGGCAGCGGCCCCACGGTGATTACCTGCGACGGCCCGCTGGACATCGACTACGCCAAGAACATCGCGCACTTCAAGCAAAACGTCGTGGCGCAGGACGAGCGGGGGAAACTCACGGCCGACACGATGGACGTTTACTATAATAAGCTGAGCCGCCGGGTTTCCAAGATCGTTGCGCTCGGCAACGTCGTCATCGAGAACCCGGACGGCAACAAGACCTACAGCGACAGCGTCATCTATCTTGCCGACGAGGGCAGGATCATTCTCGGCGGGGACACCGAAGCCCTGTATTACGAAGGCGGAACGACGGACGCATCCGCAGAAGGGAACGTCATCTAATGCACTTACTCGAAACGCGGCAGCTCAAGAAAACCTACAAAGGCAGGACCGTCGTGGACGGCGTCAGCATCAACGTCGGCCGCGGCGAGATCGTCGGCCTTCTCGGGCCCAACGGCGCGGGCAAGACCACGACGTTCTACATGATCGTCGGCGTGATCCAGGCCGAAGCCGGACACATCTTTTTCCGCGGCGAAGAAATGACGCAGCTTCCGATGTACCAGCGCGCGCGCCTCGGCATCGGCTACCTGTCGCAGGAACCTTCCATTTTCCGCAAGCTCACGGTCGAAGAAAATATCATGGCTATCCTGGAAACGCTGGACATCCCGCAAGTGGAGCGCGACCGGCGCCTGAAGAAGCTGCTCGGCGAGCTCGACATCGCGTATCTGGCCAAGAACAAGGCCTACACGCTTTCCGGCGGCGAGCGCCGGCGCCTGGAGATCACGCGCGCGCTCGTCACGAATCCGTCGCTCATCCTGCTCGACGAACCGTTCAGCGGCGTGGATCCGATCGCGGTCTTCGAAGTGCAGAAAATTTTACAGAAGCTCAAAAGCCAGGGGCTCAGCATTCTGCTGACGGACCACAGCGTCCGCGAGACCCTGGCCATCACGGACCGGTCTTATCTTCTTTGCGACGGCAAGATCGAAGTGTCCGGAACATCGACTTTCCTGGCGTCAGACCCCAAGGCCAGAGAGCTGTATTTGGGTGAAAAATTCACGCTGGCATAACCCCTCACCCTTCCCTCTTCCCTCAGGGGAGAGGATAAAGGAGAGGGGAACGGAGGATTTATGGACGTTCGTTTTCTTGGAAAAAATTTGAAAGTCACCAAGCCGATCAAGGAACATCTTTACGACCGGATGAGCAAGCTGGACAAATATGCCCCAAAGATCGTGGAGACCCACGTCGTCCTGAAAAAGGAAAAGTACCTTTACCACGCCACGATCACCCTTGTGGGCAAGAACCTCCGCGCTTTCGGCGAAGGCACGCAGAAGGAAAATATCTACGCGGCCATCGACCAGGCCGCGGAACGCGTCCAGAAACAGCTGAAGAAATTCCGCGACAAGATCAAGGACCACCACAAGGAGCACGGCCCGAACGCCGTCTCCCCGAAAGTGAAGACCGCTTCCCGTTTCCTGGCCGAAGAGGCCGCCGTGGGCCAGTTCAAGCCCGCGGTCATCAAGACGCCCCTCAAGGGGCTCAAGACCATGAACGTCGAAGAGGCCAGCCTCAAGCTGGAAATCGACGACATCCCTTTTCTTTTGTTTTTGAATGCGGAAACCAAAGGCCCGAGCGTCATCTACAAGCGCGATGACGGTAATCACGGCCTTATGGATCCGGAGTTTTGATCCCCCGCTAGTGAAGGACGCAAATTTAATTTAGCAAAAAAAGAAAAAGGACCTCAGGAGGCGATTCACCCATGAAGATAATGGATTTTCTCAACATCAAGGCCATTAAGCTGAACATGCAGTCCACCGAGAAGGAAGACGCGCTGAAAGAGCTCGTCGACGTCCTGACCGAAACCCAGCCGATCACCGACAAGAAAAGCGTCGTCAAGTCGCTGATCGAAAGGGAAAATCTCGGCTCCACCGGAATCGGGCAGGGCATCGCCATTCCTCACGGCAAGACCGACCTCGTCAAGGAACTCGTCGCGGTCCTTGGCGTCAGCCACAAGGGCGTGAACTTCGAAGCGCTCGACGGCGAGCCCGTTTACATTTTCTTCCTGCTCGTGGCGCCGAAAGACACGGCCGGCCCCCACCTGAAAGCGCTCGCGCAGATTTCGCGTCTCCTGAGAGACTCCTATTTCTGCGAGCTGATGAAACGCTGCAAGACTCCCGACGAGATTTTCGAGCTGATCCAGCGCGAAGAAGACAAGAAACACTGAGCCCGGACCGAGGAGCCTAAAGCATGCAGTTTTTTAAATGGCTTTACCCCGGCATCGGCATCAAGCGGTGGATTACGCTTTGCCTGCTTGGCCTTGGCCTGATCGTGTTCGTGGCGCTGGCCGCGGTCCGTTCGATCGCGGAGAGCAGTGTTTTTCTCGCGTCTTTTGCCACGGCCCTTCTGATTTTCGGCATCTTTCTCGTCTACACGGCGATCAAGAACATGGTCCGGATTTTCGTGCGCGCGCTCATGCCCGCCAACCGCGACGAGGCCCTCGTGGACATCGTTTACCAGCGGAGGCAGAACGAGTCGCTTTCCCGCGGCCCGCGCGTGGTGGTGGTGGGAGGCGGCACGGGGCTCAGCATGCTGCTTTCCGGCATCAAGCATTTCACGAGCAACATCGCGGCGATCGTGACCGTGACCGACACCGGCGGAAGCTCGGGCCGGCTTCGCGACGAAATGGGCATGCTGCCCCCGGGCGACATCCGGAACTGCCTTGTGGCGCTGGCTGACTCGGATCAGCTGATCCGCGACCTCTTTCAATACCGTTTCGAGACCGGAGAAGGCCTGAAAGGCCACAGCTTCGGCAATCTGTTCCTGACCGCTCTTTGCCAGGTCACGGGCGATTTCGAGAAGGCCGTGGCCGAATCCAGCAAAGTGCTCGCGATCCGCGGGCGCGTGATCCCGTCCACGCTGGAAAAGGTGACGCTGGTCGGCGAATTCATGGATGGCACCACGCTGGAAGGCGAGACCACGATCACCGAAGCCGCCAAGCCCCTGCGCAACATCCGGCTGAAGCCCGAAGACTGCAAGGCCGCGGCGGACGCGATCGACGCGATCGAAAACGCGGACCTGATCATCCTCGGCCCGGGCAGCCTGTACACGAGCGTGCTTCCGAACCTTTTGATCAAGGACATCCACGAGGCGCTGCTGAAGTCCGACGCGTACAAGATCAACATCTTCAACGTCATGACGCAGCCCGGCGAAACCGACAACATGAGCGCATGGGACCACCTGAAAGTCCTGATCGACCACACGGACCCGCGCATCGTGGACGCGTGCTTCGTGAACGTCGAGCCGATCCCGACGGAAATGGTCTCGAAGTATAAAGAGAAAGGCGCCCAGCCCGTGAAGCTCGACCTGAACGTGATGCGGGAAAAAGGCTACCAGGTGATCGAAGGCCGCATCATCAAGACCGACGGCCAGGTGCGCCACGACCCGGAAAAACTCGCGCAGCTTATTTTTGAACATTATCTGAAGATCGCCAAGACGGCCAAGGTTTGAGCGTCATGGAAAGCCCGGAACAACTGCCCACAAAAATCGAGAAGAAGTTCACCGTGAACAACAAGCTCGGCCTGCACGCTCGGCCCGCGGCGCTGTTCGTGAAAACCGCGAACGCCTTCCGCTGCGAGGTCTCGGTGAAAAAGGGGCGGCAGAAGGTGAACGGCAAATCCATCATGGGCATCATGACGCTCGCGGTCCAGCAGGGCACGCCCATCTTCGTGATCACCGAAGGCGTGGACGCCCAGGCGGCCATGGATGAGCTCGGCAAATTAATCGAAAGCGATTTCGGAGAATA from Verrucomicrobiia bacterium encodes:
- a CDS encoding KpsF/GutQ family sugar-phosphate isomerase translates to MSSAVLKTARSVLLTEAKAIVRLGRKVGKSFEKAVTLMAGCKGRVIITGMGKPGFIGRKIAATMASTGTPSMFLHPAEALHGDLGMVTKDDLIIAISNSGETEEIVRLLPTLKKIGVPLVAMTSNPRSPMAQNAEVVLELGITREACPLNLAPSTSTTAALAMGDALALCLSNKKRFREEDFALLHPGGSLGRKLLKVQDIMRRGKDQVLVGEDISLKKALFLITKARAGSCTLVGKNKKLAGIFTDGDLRRHLREGGEGILTRPLKELATRNPMRIRQDKLAAEALNLLRSKRIDELPVVDRHDRVVGLLDVQDLLKAGFV
- the lptB gene encoding LPS export ABC transporter ATP-binding protein, giving the protein MHLLETRQLKKTYKGRTVVDGVSINVGRGEIVGLLGPNGAGKTTTFYMIVGVIQAEAGHIFFRGEEMTQLPMYQRARLGIGYLSQEPSIFRKLTVEENIMAILETLDIPQVERDRRLKKLLGELDIAYLAKNKAYTLSGGERRRLEITRALVTNPSLILLDEPFSGVDPIAVFEVQKILQKLKSQGLSILLTDHSVRETLAITDRSYLLCDGKIEVSGTSTFLASDPKARELYLGEKFTLA
- the kdsA gene encoding 3-deoxy-8-phosphooctulonate synthase is translated as MTHTVSAGSVVFGDPSHFVLIGGPCVIESESSALRHAEKISRIAEDLKVPYVFKASYDKANRSSSKSFRGMGMSAGLEILAKVKDEFGVPVLSDVHSEDEVKPASDVIDIIQIPAFLCRQTDLLEAAGKTAKVVNVKKGQFLSPWEAENIVRKLESVGCKKIMLTERGFTFGYNNLVSDFRSIQIMKGFGYPVVFDATHSVQLPGGKGTASGGMAEFIPMLARCAIVAGADSVFMEIHENPAEALSDGPNALHLDKLRSVLEVLISLKEVMTQKKGALL
- a CDS encoding lysophospholipid acyltransferase family protein, encoding MAKKKFYRYPLYLVARGLAALLALIPRPVLLPLARMAGRAAYAAVARQREKTLENLRFAFGKEKSEAEIRGMARKVFENLSETCADVLQLNRLTPEGFAAIVDTREAEVLYRRILEGGRGLISLTAHIGNWELLAAAMAARGFQGAVLGRRIYFEPYNRWISGLRASAGVETIYRDDPPKKVLKLLRENKIIGILADQDIDSLKSIFVEFLGRPAYTIIAPAKLSQATGAPILPNFLVREGGKYRLIVGEPIRPETWGQDEAVEMITRAWMRECEKVIRAYPEQWAWMHNRWKTRPATEAGGETGDSGARPEMFRQKDSVL
- a CDS encoding PTS sugar transporter subunit IIA is translated as MKIMDFLNIKAIKLNMQSTEKEDALKELVDVLTETQPITDKKSVVKSLIERENLGSTGIGQGIAIPHGKTDLVKELVAVLGVSHKGVNFEALDGEPVYIFFLLVAPKDTAGPHLKALAQISRLLRDSYFCELMKRCKTPDEIFELIQREEDKKH
- the lptC gene encoding LPS export ABC transporter periplasmic protein LptC — translated: MMKRIIIGCIAFILLYIGVIQFQVLISRRTVKSVADAPDGQQTTHKVYSFSFAKYTTDGKKELEIEGSSADILAETVNLSNVVAKAYAEEVPVTITSDAGNYDKAKNKVHLQKNVVATTSDGTRLLSEELDIHPTNRIVETPVQVQVKKDNINVEGLGARGDSNLKKVKFKKNVTVVIQSAEGAVDGAPAAKPGSGPTVITCDGPLDIDYAKNIAHFKQNVVAQDERGKLTADTMDVYYNKLSRRVSKIVALGNVVIENPDGNKTYSDSVIYLADEGRIILGGDTEALYYEGGTTDASAEGNVI
- the raiA gene encoding ribosome-associated translation inhibitor RaiA, with the translated sequence MDVRFLGKNLKVTKPIKEHLYDRMSKLDKYAPKIVETHVVLKKEKYLYHATITLVGKNLRAFGEGTQKENIYAAIDQAAERVQKQLKKFRDKIKDHHKEHGPNAVSPKVKTASRFLAEEAAVGQFKPAVIKTPLKGLKTMNVEEASLKLEIDDIPFLLFLNAETKGPSVIYKRDDGNHGLMDPEF
- the rfaE1 gene encoding D-glycero-beta-D-manno-heptose-7-phosphate kinase, translating into MSKAVLKTRGISLNAKEKKRLLDLLKTFAKSRVLVVGDFILDQFVWGSVNRISPEAPVPVVNVIRESYMPGGALNVANNVRTLGGTVYPCGVVGRDLEGRMLLKTMRREGIETGGVVYDSSRRTSLKTRVIAHSQQVVRFDREKADDISEKDLTQILAFIKKKIPATDVVIIEDYGKGVIQPKLLKQVVAFARKHKKPVLVDPKEKNFPYYKGVTCITPNRKEAYGALENGRAHHDLPLKEAARRLRAKLNSEAVLITLGEDGMALYERNGSFAHIPTTAQEVFDVSGAGDTVISVFALAMAAGAPMKEAAIISNIAAGLVVAKLGTATVTPEEIQKSIEQM
- a CDS encoding HPr family phosphocarrier protein, whose translation is MESPEQLPTKIEKKFTVNNKLGLHARPAALFVKTANAFRCEVSVKKGRQKVNGKSIMGIMTLAVQQGTPIFVITEGVDAQAAMDELGKLIESDFGE
- the yvcK gene encoding uridine diphosphate-N-acetylglucosamine-binding protein YvcK, with the translated sequence MQFFKWLYPGIGIKRWITLCLLGLGLIVFVALAAVRSIAESSVFLASFATALLIFGIFLVYTAIKNMVRIFVRALMPANRDEALVDIVYQRRQNESLSRGPRVVVVGGGTGLSMLLSGIKHFTSNIAAIVTVTDTGGSSGRLRDEMGMLPPGDIRNCLVALADSDQLIRDLFQYRFETGEGLKGHSFGNLFLTALCQVTGDFEKAVAESSKVLAIRGRVIPSTLEKVTLVGEFMDGTTLEGETTITEAAKPLRNIRLKPEDCKAAADAIDAIENADLIILGPGSLYTSVLPNLLIKDIHEALLKSDAYKINIFNVMTQPGETDNMSAWDHLKVLIDHTDPRIVDACFVNVEPIPTEMVSKYKEKGAQPVKLDLNVMREKGYQVIEGRIIKTDGQVRHDPEKLAQLIFEHYLKIAKTAKV
- a CDS encoding CTP synthase — encoded protein: MPKHIFVTGGVVSSLGKGIAASSLGKILEAKGLKVALQKLDPYLNVDPGTMSPYQHGEVYVTDDGAETDLDLGHYERFTSTSLGRANNVTTGQIYSEVINKERKGEYLGATVQVVPHITDAIKERIREVSRGKRFDVVITEIGGTVGDIESLPFLEAARQFRHEVGRENAIFVHLTLIPYIRAAGELKTKPTQHSVGKLREIGIQPDILICRTEKKLSRDLKAKIALFCNVDVDGVIEARDVASIYQVPIVLKEEKLDVAVCKYLHIEYKVGSLHTWYKEVVERVLNPKRVVKIAVVGKYIDLQDAYKSIYEALYHGGIANDARIVLKKINSEKLNGSNCQTLLKDVSGVLVPGGFGSRGIEGKLRAIRHAREANVPFFGICLGMQCASIEFARNVLGWKAANSTEFNKKTPYPVISLLEEQEKVQNLGGTMRLGALPCHIKKETKTYQAYRSDEIMERHRHRYEFNSAYRDDFQKNGMKISGVSPGGRLVEMIELENHPWFIASQFHPEFKSKPDRAHPLFREFVKAAIEYQQKNVPQNHAGENGRDLAAKRDKEEEVSFTN
- the kdsB gene encoding 3-deoxy-manno-octulosonate cytidylyltransferase, with product MADKTVGIIPARLGSTRLAQKVLRPLNGRPMIQHVWERAKQARALKDLWIACDDERVEACVKGFGGKAMMTRKDHPNGTSRLAEAVQKIEAEVVVNIQGDEPLIDPRNIDLVAEAFGKHPESQVVTLGVRKTDREEYENPNVVKVVCNALGNALYFSRSPVPFFRDQDAPLSYLKHLGIYGYRRGFLLEFVTWKPAALEETEKLEQLRILDRGVALRVVESPYDSFSVDTEEDVAVVESRLRTVIKP